ACGGCTGCCCTACGCTCTCGGCCTGGCGCGGCGAACGGTGCGCACCATGCGGGTGACCATCTCCATCGCACTGGCCACCGTGGCCCTGCTGCTGGCCGGGGTGCTTTTCGGCGGGGTGACGATGTCCCTCGGCATGCTCGTCCATGAGGCGTCCGTGCTCCTGGTCATCGGCATCGCCATGCTCCTGCTCCGGCCGACCCTGCCGTCAGACGAGCCCGCCGCCTCCGGTGCCTCCCCCAGGGCGACGGTGCCCGCCTGACTCGACTGACCCGCTCCTAGAGCCTGTCGATGACGATCCTGCTCATGCCCATCATCGTCTCGTAGGCGCCGGGGCGGGTCATGAGCTCGTCCATGTTCTCCGGAACGATCTGCCAGCTGACACCCCAGGAGTCCTTGCACCAGCCGCACACCTCGGACTCGGGCACGGCCGAGAGTGCCTCCCAGATCCGGTCGATCTCCGCCTGGTCGCGGCAGTTGACCGACAGCGACAGGCCCTCGGTGAAGGTGAAGGGCTGATCCACCGCGGAGTCCATGGCGGACAGCCACTCGCCGTAGAGCTGGAAGTCGGAGAACACCACCGACTCAGGCGTCACCCGGCCGGTGGCCTGGCCGTAGGGCACCCGGTGCGCCAGGCGCGAGTCGGGGAACACGCTGAGGTAGTGGTCGGCGGCCTCGGCCGCCTTGTTCTGGGCGGGACCGCAGAACATGAGGTTGGGGATGATCATCGGCCGCGAGTCACCGGTCGGGTCGGTGAGCATGAGCTGCCAGTTGACGCCGAAGCGGTCGGCGACCCACCCGTAGTGCTGCGAGTGCGGGTAGGAGCCCAGGTCCATGAGGACGTGTCCGCCGTCGGTGAGCTTGGCCCA
Above is a window of Corynebacterium suedekumii DNA encoding:
- a CDS encoding VOC family protein, encoding MDIDGYTLTLINAGDEFSPTPAINFFVNFDPSVRDDARGDLDRLWAKLTDGGHVLMDLGSYPHSQHYGWVADRFGVNWQLMLTDPTGDSRPMIIPNLMFCGPAQNKAAEAADHYLSVFPDSRLAHRVPYGQATGRVTPESVVFSDFQLYGEWLSAMDSAVDQPFTFTEGLSLSVNCRDQAEIDRIWEALSAVPESEVCGWCKDSWGVSWQIVPENMDELMTRPGAYETMMGMSRIVIDRL